A window of Pedobacter lusitanus contains these coding sequences:
- the lipB gene encoding lipoyl(octanoyl) transferase LipB: MNKKVKFVDWGLVDYQDAWNNQELIFKDTIAVKTNNRIQETTDETPNFLVFCEHPHVYTLGKSGHPEYLLLDEEGLKEKEATYYKTNRGGDITYHGPGQIVGYPILDLDNFFTDIHLYLRTLEEAVILTLKDYGIAAGRYPGFTGVWLDADNEKARKICAMGVRCSRWVTMHGFAFNVNANLEYFKNIIPCGIDDKDVTSMQKELGYELNLSEVKNVLKKHISTLFQMELY, translated from the coding sequence ATGAATAAGAAAGTAAAATTTGTTGACTGGGGATTGGTGGATTATCAGGATGCCTGGAATAATCAGGAACTTATTTTTAAAGATACCATTGCTGTCAAGACAAATAACCGCATACAGGAGACTACAGATGAAACGCCAAACTTCCTTGTGTTTTGTGAACATCCCCATGTTTATACCTTAGGAAAAAGTGGACATCCGGAGTATCTTTTACTGGATGAAGAAGGACTTAAAGAGAAGGAAGCTACCTACTATAAAACCAATCGCGGAGGAGATATTACTTATCATGGCCCCGGACAGATTGTAGGTTATCCGATTCTTGATCTGGATAATTTTTTTACAGATATACATTTATATCTCAGAACTCTGGAAGAAGCTGTTATTCTAACCCTAAAAGATTATGGTATTGCAGCTGGCAGGTATCCTGGGTTTACGGGGGTATGGCTTGATGCTGATAATGAAAAGGCAAGAAAAATCTGTGCGATGGGTGTGCGTTGCAGCCGTTGGGTAACCATGCATGGTTTTGCTTTTAACGTAAATGCGAATCTGGAGTATTTTAAAAATATAATTCCTTGTGGGATAGATGATAAGGACGTTACCTCTATGCAGAAAGAACTTGGTTATGAATTAAATTTGTCTGAGGTAAAAAACGTGCTTAAAAAACATATTTCCACTCTGTTTCAAATGGAATTATATTAA